From one Culex quinquefasciatus strain JHB chromosome 3, VPISU_Cqui_1.0_pri_paternal, whole genome shotgun sequence genomic stretch:
- the LOC6053688 gene encoding anaphase-promoting complex subunit 5, which produces MSAKKEPESFGFWLPNQCTAKTMDQLTPHKLAVVFLIQEYLSLKKLAEENPAVEFTARDRRKFCMLLLKLIQYPDMAYKDLYGLLTSPVYGIHRAHLEEFEKLMKLLKTVGVEVLFDLYNVIDKLITDNASSYQIGIVGLYFRRVYVTLDKMSFPEFMALYRNSVSYYEKGARAVQISASAFSNSDCFMKPETQPVYKDRNATSKWSTKQSELFVAQQSALLQNNEIGALSPKEMQARLNEIIHDHPLYSQAYFLSYLNSVRVRDFFNATDALHRSFDRSTLHSMTMVQDNKEYQYSALNLAILHAQFNHNEEALASIKECIMLAQENSDKICLQLAHAWLCLLDSSKSQFSEKNIANKELMTLVHSISLGIQSLVKSSASTGYTPAKLFEVLLKSDILNCQTSMMDLIANGIAERAALWAIYGKNEISSLCSQLLLNSDLKTLGKTYNGEGICQALCSLIIWLAIQGEFNLSLTVLKHTRERFPRYPLSKSWMIADFYISSIQAIFRGEWTDASNACYQLYPLDKHLSLLQRAHLALARLNPKSADQLLRLLLDDDSLEPLTRVRALILVAHTLTQTPQTTQMEVINVLNEALVIANKNYLDYEKALIEMHFGHVLLTMKLPTQALKSVKGCLENILTNGGIYDKAKVLFLFTKCTVAVEQDAPEKLAAMAKCLPMLEQAVQYFTKLECFVKVKDVHGYVARFYHELGMATERNQHAYRFRQVEQQHPTAREYLGLFF; this is translated from the coding sequence ATGAGCGCGAAAAAGGAACCGGAATCATTTGGCTTCTGGCTGCCGAACCAGTGCACGGCCAAGACGATGGACCAGCTGACGCCGCACAAGCTGGCCGTGGTCTTTCTGATTCAGGAGTATTTGTCGCTGAAAAAGTTGGCGGAGGAGAATCCGGCGGTGGAGTTTACGGCTCGGGATAGGAGGAAGTTTTGTATGCTGCTGTTGAAGCTGATTCAGTACCCGGACATGGCGTATAAGGATTTGTACGGGTTGCTGACGTCGCCGGTTTACGGGATTCATCGGGCTCATTTGGAGGAGTTTGAGAAGTTGATGAAGCTGCTGAAGACGGTGGGCGTGGAGGTGCTGTTTGATTTGTACAACGTGATTGATAAGCTGATTACGGATAATGCGAGCAGCTATCAGATTGGAATCGTGGGGTTGTACTTTCGGCGGGTTTACGTCACGCTGGATAAGATGAGCTTTCCGGAGTTTATGGCGCTGTATAGGAATTCTGTGTCGTATTATGAGAAAGGGGCGAGGGCGGTGCAGATTTCGGCGAGTGCGTTTTCGAACAGCGATTGTTTTATGAAGCCGGAGACGCAGCCGGTTTATAAGGATCGGAACGCTACTAGTAAGTGGTCCACCAAGCAGTCGGAGCTGTTTGTGGCGCAGCAGAGTGCGTTGCTGCAGAATAATGAGATTGGGGCGTTGTCGCCGAAGGAGATGCAGGCTCGGTTGAACGAGATTATCCACGATCATCCGCTGTACTCGCAGGCttactttttgagttatttgaACAGCGTAAGGGTGAGGGATTTCTTCAACGCGACGGATGCGCTTCATCGCTCGTTTGATCGGAGTACGCTGCACTCGATGACGATGGTTCAGGACAACAAGGAGTACCAGTATTCGGCGCTGAACTTGGCGATTCTTCATGCTCAGTTTAACCACAACGAGGAAGCTTTGGCGAGCATTAAGGAGTGTATAATGTTGGCGCAGGAAAACAGTGACAAGATCTGTCTGCAGTTGGCCCACGCCTGGCTGTGCCTGCTCGACTCGAGCAAGTCGCAGTTTTCCGAGAAGAACATCGCCAACAAGGAGCTGATGACCCTGGTTCACTCCATCTCCTTGGGAATTCAATCGCTGGTCAAGTCGTCCGCTTCTACCGGCTACACTCCGGCCAAGTTGTTTGAGGTTCTGCTCAAATCGGACATTCTCAACTGCCAGACGTCGATGATGGACTTGATCGCGAACGGTATCGCCGAACGAGCCGCTCTCTGGGCAATCTACGGCAAGAACGAGATCTCTTCGCTCTGCTCCCAGCTGTTGCTCAACTCGGACCTTAAAACCCTCGGCAAAACCTACAACGGCGAAGGAATCTGTCAAGCCCTGTGCTCACTAATCATTTGGCTGGCCATCCAAGGCGAATTCAACCTCTCGCTGACCGTGCTTAAACACACCCGCGAACGATTCCCCCGCTATCCGCTCTCCAAGTCCTGGATGATTGCCGACTTCTACATCAGCTCGATCCAGGCCATCTTCCGCGGCGAATGGACCGACGCCAGCAACGCCTGCTACCAACTCTACCCGCTGGACAAGCATCTCTCCCTGCTCCAACGAGCCCATCTTGCCCTCGCCCGGCTCAACCCGAAATCCGCCGACCAACTCCTCCGTCTCCTGCTCGACGACGACTCCCTGGAACCTCTAACCCGCGTACGTGCCCTCATTCTCGTCGCTCACACCCTCACCCAAACCCCGCAAACCACCCAAATGGAGGTGATCAACGTCCTGAACGAAGCCCTCGTCATCGCCAACAAAAACTACCTCGACTACGAGAAGGCCCTCATCGAGATGCACTTTGGCCACGTCCTGCTCACCATGAAGCTGCCCACCCAAGCGCTCAAATCCGTCAAAGGTTGCCTCGAGAACATCCTCACCAACGGCGGAATCTACGACAAGGCAAAGGTGCTGTTCCTCTTCACCAAGTGCACGGTGGCCGTCGAACAAGACGCGCCGGAAAAGCTGGCCGCGATGGCCAAATGTTTGCCCATGCTGGAACAAGCCGTGCAGTACTTTACCAAGCTCGAGTGCTTCGTGAAGGTTAAGGACGTGCACGGGTACGTGGCCCGGTTCTACCATGAGCTAGGGATGGCCACCGAGCGGAACCAGCACGCGTACCGGTTCCGCCAGGTCGAGCAGCAGCACCCGACGGCGCGTGAGTACTTGGGGTTGTTCTTTTGA